GTTGAAAGAATGGTCCAACTATTCGTATTTGTTCACTATTATATTGGATTTCTCTTGAAGAGACCAACATGTAAAAACGTTGCCATCCCATTTGTCTAATTTAGAACTTTAACAAAAAGTTGGTATATATAGTTAGTTACATATACATTGGACAAAAGgtatataaattaagaaaatacaaaccCGTAAAAATATATCTTAGATCTATAAGGAAAAACAAACATTTTGCAATCTGTGATCACATTATTAAGAAAATGCGTATTAAATGAACGTgaaaactatttgaaaaaaggTTTGATAGTGGCGACCACCTTCTTGAATTGGTCGAGAAACGACAAGTACGACACCGTTCCATCGTTCCCTGCGAGAACTCTGTATTTATCCTTCCTCGTGAAGTTAGTACACTCAAACCCTAACGTAGCCGCCAAGATTCTCTGTACATAATTAGCCACGTCATAGGGACTCTTCCCAGACGAACACGTTGCCTCCACTTCAAGCTGGTTCAAGAACGTCACCTCGTAAACCGGTCTTGGGTTCATGAAAAAGAAGATGGGGTCAAAAGCCTTCCATCCTCTAGCGGTAGTCGCGTGAAAGAATCCAACTCTGTAGTTCATTGCCACGGGAACGATCTTATCAGTTAACTCCGCGAAGAGCGCGCTAAATCTCAGCAGAAACGGTTCGCGGCAAGTGGTTCCTTCGGGATACACCACTAAGTCCCCGTTAGATAACTCTTTCTTGATAATTTCGGCGTCTACATGTCGAACACGAGTTAAACGAAACGTTGGAATCGGAGATAGGATCTCGGACAAGCGAGAAACGGAGTAGGTAACGGCCGGGATGCTACGGCCGAGCACATAGGATAATATGACTGGATCCATTACGGTTCTATGAGTGCATACGAATAGTACGCCTAGGTTTCCTGCTGATGCTGGTGCGGGAGGCTTTCCTTTTACGATGAACCGAATGTTGAATATGCGTGAGACGTAAGGTATGGCCCATAACGGGAGCATGGATCCGATAAAGAGACGAACCACGGATAGGATTATTCCGAAAGGGATCCAAAGAAGGATGAGGAGTGCGGTGGCTGGTGTCGGCAGCTTCACCAAACGTCCATCGTGGAAGATTACCGGTAGTAGCTGTACATGCAAACGCTGGACGTTGTAGTTGGATGGAATCGGTGCATGAACTTGCTCCTATATATACACAAGATATAcgataatgagtttttggtatgAAATTTTTCTGTTAGTTTTAAACATTTGAGTTTTTggtatgaattttttattaaagcATGGACTATATCTTTAATGAAGTACATTGGCACTTGTTtaagaattttctttttaatcaaatatacaaaaagtaataaaaacattttaatttaagttatatAGATGCACAAAAGTTTCCTTTTctctaataaatttttataacgTAGTGTATCGTAAGATTatggataaaaatatattacacaattaaacaaaactatcatattatcaaaataattttaatttctatctAGCTAGCATGCATGaagtttaaaacataataattgcTCCACTTAAAAACTGACCCGTaacatttgaataaatttaaatcatatcaCAATTAGCtcaaaattataaagttttatttttattttttatttttcttaaagttttattttcttaatacttACCTCACATAAGGATAGGAAATTTGGAGAGCCCGAGATAATCGGTCGCCCAAGACCTAGTTCAGGTCTTCGATCAACAAACAAGTTAGCCACACTGTTGAAAATGGATCGATCGACGTCGGATTCCTGAATCAAACCGATGGCATAACCGAAACGGTTAACGATTATCTCTGTACCGATGACCTCATCGGCTCTAAGATGGTCCTTAGCGAATCTCTCTACCATAACTCGTGGCATTCTTGTGACAACGACTCTTTTCTCGCAAGAACCAAACACTCTCCAAGCATCCATGCTTATATCGTCCATGTAGAATTTGGGAAGAACGGCTCGAGCCACTGATTCAATCTCCGATTCGCGCAGACCAGCTGTTGCAACGACGATCATCAACTTAAGGCTACTGTTTCTGTAGCCCAAAACGTCAAGGAGTGCTATGATAGGCCAGAGAAACAGCAGGAGTGTATAACGAACTAATCCTGATGCCTCTAAAGCCACGAGCATGAAGTAAGCGAAAGGTTTTGGGGTTTTCAGCAGAGTTCCTTCAAGTTCTGACACGACCGAATACGATGTTGTCCTTGATGATTCCATCACAActcaattaattttttagtttctttgaGTTTCGGTTTGTTTGAATATGAAAAGTATTGGATCATAGAGTTAGTTTTTATAAGGTTTGAATTAACTTGTCTCTAATGTAATGTCACACGGCAGTTTATCAGTTTCGCAAccacttttattttgttttgttgaacgcgttaatatatttgtcgttgatcaatatatatatatatatttttgtaacttaaaagGGTTAAATCcaggtcaatgatgacacaagcctaacccccGGATGAAGGTAGTCTTATTGGGTTTTTCGATTCTCTCAAGCGCCACtaaaccaccaccaccggttgaTCAATATATATTCCTCGATGATACATCAGTTATTCATAATTTTCCTGAAGTCAATGTGCAAGGATACTGGACttcatttgttttgtattttctttttgattgtGATGATACACGTAAGAGTTACAATCAACAAAGCTGAATagtgtttagcaaaaaaaaagtaaagcgGAATAATTTTATGGCTTAACTTTCACCAaccttttagcaaaaaaaaaaaaaaaagaagaagaagaaacaacttTGACCAAATTGCTTCCGAGTTTTGGTCGGGCTGCACCAATATTAGGTCACGTGTACACctaaatattcaaaatagtattttaaatttagtgGCACCATATGTAATAATAATAGAACACTGAccgttgacaaaaagaaaataatagaacACTGACCATATGTAAGAACACCGTATATGTGTTTTTCGaaggtaatatttttaatttcttggCTTTGTATGCGCCTAGATATGAAATTTGTTAgcatgtacatgtgtacacatgtGCAGATGTGAAAatggatataatttttttggcaTTACTTTAATTGTTTAAGGAAATTGAAGCCGGATTGAAATCAATTCACATACCTATCAAATCGTAGACTTTTCAACGATTTTGATCGACCCTATATTAACAGATTTTGACAAATTTTATACCAGTCAGATCATGATGTTTTGCTTACGTTGTTCAGTTTTGTTTACCGAAAACATGGTTTAAATTGGGCTTTATGTCATGTTTAATATGGTGGACAATCTAAATTCAGAAGGGTGTACCTCAAATTTCTATATAGCGATATCGTTGTCTTTGTCCGTTACTATTTATATCTCTACTAAAGGAAATTCTAGAAggtagaaatataaaaatgtttccACATAAAACAACACGTGGAGGACACCGGTTGGGTCTTGGGGTTAAGACCCACCGGGGTTAAGACCCACCATAACAAAAAAGGAGAATTTATGAACGAGGCTAATGATACCGACAGGTAGACAAGGCTCGTAGGGTTCACAGGTAACACAGCgtataaaaaaagtttaagttagtattaaaatataatgtCATACTTATATGATTGCAAGCATGATTAGATAAAACATAGGGATGGGCATTTTATCTGATATCGGAAGTCGCGCCCGAAACCGATctgaaaaacccgaaccgaaatcctaaccaaaataacaaaatacccgaataaatattgatttaagAGAGATTGAATATTCGAACCCGAACGgataatacccgaacccgaacggataatacctgaacccgaatggatatccgaaggtAACcgtacatatatatacttacccgtatatttataattttcatctCGGTGTCAAAATAAGTTGTAGCTCATGAGCTAGCTCAGCTCAGCTAAGCTTATTTTTTCATGAGTATGATCTCTATATTTTAAGCTCAATTAATAAATGAGTTTATTGATCGAACTTAAAAAAGATTACGAGTTATATGAACGATCTTTAATGAACATGAGTTAACTCATGAGCTTATTCAATTAAtacttataattaatatatatatatatatatatatatatggataccTTCTATTTTTTATGGAAAAGATAATTTCtacatttatcatatttatcttttaaaattaaaatgtcaaatatacataagtaatatatgaata
The sequence above is drawn from the Raphanus sativus cultivar WK10039 chromosome 7, ASM80110v3, whole genome shotgun sequence genome and encodes:
- the LOC108816069 gene encoding glycerol-3-phosphate acyltransferase 7, whose amino-acid sequence is MESSRTTSYSVVSELEGTLLKTPKPFAYFMLVALEASGLVRYTLLLFLWPIIALLDVLGYRNSSLKLMIVVATAGLRESEIESVARAVLPKFYMDDISMDAWRVFGSCEKRVVVTRMPRVMVERFAKDHLRADEVIGTEIIVNRFGYAIGLIQESDVDRSIFNSVANLFVDRRPELGLGRPIISGSPNFLSLCEEQVHAPIPSNYNVQRLHVQLLPVIFHDGRLVKLPTPATALLILLWIPFGIILSVVRLFIGSMLPLWAIPYVSRIFNIRFIVKGKPPAPASAGNLGVLFVCTHRTVMDPVILSYVLGRSIPAVTYSVSRLSEILSPIPTFRLTRVRHVDAEIIKKELSNGDLVVYPEGTTCREPFLLRFSALFAELTDKIVPVAMNYRVGFFHATTARGWKAFDPIFFFMNPRPVYEVTFLNQLEVEATCSSGKSPYDVANYVQRILAATLGFECTNFTRKDKYRVLAGNDGTVSYLSFLDQFKKVVATIKPFFK